CAGCGTCTTCAAGTACTCGAAGGGATCGAAGCCGTGATTGACGGCGTTGACGTAGATGTTGTTCACGTCGAGCAGCAGCGAGCAATCGGCCCGCTCGGCGACTTCGGCCAAAAATTCCCATTCGGTCATCTCATGACGGCCGCCGGGCGCGTAATAAGAGACGTTCTCGACCGCGAAGGGCATTTCCAAATAATCCTGGATCTTGCGGATCCGCGGCACGACGTGGCGCAGGGCTTCGCGGCTGAAGGGCAGCGGCAGCAAATCGTGGAATTGGGCGCCGAGGACCGAAGAGTAGCAGAGATGGTCGCTCATCCAGAGCGCCCGGGTCTGCTTGAGGAAGGCTTTCAAATCCTTGAGGAAGGCCTTGGCCGGCGGATGCTTCGAGCCGAGCGAAAGGCTGAGGCCGTGGATCACGATCGGATAGCGCTCGGCCAGCTCGCGATACTGGCGG
This genomic interval from bacterium contains the following:
- a CDS encoding DUF692 domain-containing protein: MRRSEIQNLGFGLGLRRENVDDLLAAKPSVLDCLEIAPENYMKTGGRLYRQYRELAERYPIVIHGLSLSLGSKHPPAKAFLKDLKAFLKQTRALWMSDHLCYSSVLGAQFHDLLPLPFSREALRHVVPRIRKIQDYLEMPFAVENVSYYAPGGRHEMTEWEFLAEVAERADCSLLLDVNNIYVNAVNHGFDPFEYLKTLPYERVLHIHVAGHIQYQNFLLDTHGAPVIDPVWDLLRYVAARAEPKAVIVERDHNLPPLSESLAEVAMARRIFQKTAAERRIA